A genomic region of Nitrospirota bacterium contains the following coding sequences:
- a CDS encoding HEAT repeat domain-containing protein, whose amino-acid sequence MKSEIIKLLSDKKYGALMKLPLSNGRLLSTLISLTYDRKSIISCRAIEAFGIVSKEIAKTKPEIVRNAAGRLLWMIRDESGGIGWSSPEMLGEIVRNNPELFSDVAPVIMSFLDEEMLASGVLIAAGRIGEVNAELIAHAIPLILSYLQNPEPLLRGLAAWALGRMRASQTEPELEKLKNDDRLIAIYEDGELKEKTIGQIAQEAILSISE is encoded by the coding sequence TTGAAAAGCGAAATAATAAAACTTTTATCAGATAAAAAATATGGCGCTCTGATGAAACTGCCGCTTAGCAATGGCAGGCTTCTGAGCACACTTATCTCGCTCACCTATGACAGAAAAAGCATTATCAGTTGCCGCGCCATAGAGGCTTTCGGCATTGTATCAAAAGAGATAGCAAAGACAAAACCGGAAATTGTGAGGAACGCTGCCGGACGCCTGCTCTGGATGATACGGGACGAGTCAGGAGGAATCGGCTGGAGTTCTCCTGAGATGCTCGGTGAGATTGTAAGGAACAACCCCGAGTTGTTTTCAGATGTTGCGCCTGTGATAATGTCTTTCCTGGATGAAGAGATGCTGGCATCAGGAGTGCTGATTGCAGCCGGAAGGATAGGGGAGGTTAATGCTGAACTTATTGCTCACGCAATTCCGCTTATCCTTTCTTATCTTCAAAATCCCGAACCGCTGCTCAGAGGCCTTGCAGCATGGGCGCTCGGCAGGATGAGGGCCTCTCAGACTGAACCGGAACTGGAAAAACTTAAAAACGATGACAGGCTCATTGCAATTTATGAAGATGGAGAGCTGAAAGAAAAAACCATCGGGCAGATTGCACAGGAAGCGATACTTTCTATCTCAGAGTAA